The Oceanisphaera avium genome includes a region encoding these proteins:
- a CDS encoding YgjP-like metallopeptidase domain-containing protein, with translation MFGPNRMMDYLVAHELYHLIHHDHSTAF, from the coding sequence ATGTTCGGGCCCAATCGCATGATGGATTACTTGGTGGCTCATGAGTTGTACCATTTAATACATCACGACCATTCAACCGCTTTCTGA
- a CDS encoding manganese efflux pump MntP, whose amino-acid sequence MNAIALLLLAFSMSTDAFSVAIGKGASLKNPRFAEALRMGLIFGIIEAITPIIGWLIGHSAASFVDAAFVEAWDHWIAFTILAALGLHMLYESLKPNIEKKEAPSRHSFSKLVLTAFGTSVDAMAIGISLAFVDVNILIAAGLIGLATAVMVTLGVMLGKVFGSLLGHRTEIAGGLALIAIGAWILSNHL is encoded by the coding sequence ATGAACGCCATAGCCCTTCTGTTACTTGCTTTTTCTATGTCTACTGATGCCTTCTCTGTGGCGATTGGTAAAGGAGCAAGCCTTAAAAACCCCCGTTTTGCCGAAGCGTTAAGAATGGGCCTCATTTTTGGCATCATTGAAGCTATCACCCCCATTATTGGTTGGCTTATTGGTCACTCAGCGGCATCTTTCGTTGACGCGGCTTTTGTTGAAGCATGGGATCACTGGATAGCGTTCACCATACTCGCCGCCCTCGGTCTGCACATGCTGTATGAAAGTTTGAAACCCAACATTGAAAAGAAAGAAGCACCGTCGAGACATTCATTTTCTAAACTTGTTTTGACTGCATTTGGCACCAGTGTAGATGCTATGGCTATAGGCATTAGTTTGGCATTTGTCGACGTCAACATTCTAATCGCTGCTGGACTAATTGGTTTGGCTACAGCCGTAATGGTAACGCTGGGCGTAATGCTGGGGAAAGTATTCGGCTCTTTACTTGGCCATAGGACTGAGATTGCCGGTGGTCTAGCACTGATTGCTATTGGTGCGTGGATTCTGTCAAACCATCTTTAA